In Halobacterium noricense, the genomic stretch GGACGAATCCTGAGAATCCGCCGTCACGAGGAGAGTTTTTCGAGCGCCGGCGATGGGTGCCGGCGCAGCTGGAGCGAGCAACGACCCCCGGTGCGTCGGCGTTTCGAGGTGTTCGAGATGCATATGGTGATTTACGCACTGGTAGAGGCATCGACAGAAAACGAAGCAGTAGCTACAGGGAAACGGTGTTCAATCGATTAGTCGGATCGAAGCCACATTCTTGCGCCGTCTTCGACTATTCTGTGCCCTTCGACGAGGGCACGTCGGTTGCGGGGAAGGCGCGGTGGGGTGAACTCCCGACTGCAGCCCCCGTCGACTCTGATGATGGCCAAGCCCTGCTTGAGCGTGGCTGGGAGGCAACGAAGGAGGAATTCGAACGCAACCTAGATCGGGTGAAAGAGGCCATCGAGGAGCTCTCTGCGGAGGAAATCATGCGCGACGAGGACCTCGCCCGGCACGCCTTCCACCAAGTCGGTGCGTACGACGGCCCGACGATCTTCCTGTACACCGAACACGGAACCGGCATTCGCCACCGAAAACAGTTGAACCGACTCCTCGAGGAGAGTGAAGCGCTCTGGATCGTGCCCGCTGACGTCCACTTCTAAGAATGCCCAGGATTACCAACTGGCGACGCGAGAGCCGCTCGCCGACGCTCGCGTATCGGAACACCGAGATCGGCGCTCGGGCTGTCATGCATCGAGCCCCGGACTCCTACCGGTACAAATGGCGTGGGGCAATCCTCGTCGACGGCTACCCGGTATGGTCGCGGGGGTACGAGACGAAGGACGCGACGTCGTTCCGTGACGAACTCCGGGAGCGGCCGGCCCCGGACCTCAGCTGCCCGGAGTGTCCGAACAACGACGTTCGCGTCGGCGAGAAAACAGCAGATAGAGCGAAAGTCCAGCGGTGGTACAACTGCCCTGACTGCGGATACGAAGCCCCCTCACGCATCGTCTACGGCGCCGAACGCTGAGTGGGTGAGCCCGTGCTGGGCGCTGTTTTTTTGCCGGGCACGAAGGGGTGACCCGAGTCAGTCGGGTCAGTCCAACAATGAGTCTCGAAGTACGTGACCGACACAGTAAAGCACTGTTCGAGTTCCTCTGGTGCCCCGTCTGCGGGCAGGAGGTCTTCACCCACATCCCCTTCGAGGGGGTGTTCTGCAAGCACTGCAACACCCAGGTCGAACTCCAGGAATCCCGGGAGACACGTGGCTACGAGGAGGCCGTCCTCGCCTGCTTCGACACGGACTCAACCTGGAATCTCCACGTCGACGAGAAACTGCGTCGCGATCTGCCTGATGGGTCGGCGCGCGTGAAGATCCTCGGCGCACCGGGCGCCTACAAGGTCGACTGGTGGAGTCCAGAGCCGGACGACGAGTGGGAGCCGGTCGAACGTGGGGAGTTCGACGACGTCGAGGAGCCGGACGAGGTGTCGCATCTGGCGTAGCAGAACTCCCACAACACCCTCTGCGTATGCGTTGTATAGCGTCCCTACGGGTGAATAGCCATTAGTTCAGCGTTCGCTCCGCAGTCCGTGTTTTTCGACCCCCGGGGATGGGTGAGGGGTTCGCCAGGATGGCGGACGCCTCGAATTCGGTGAACGACCGATGCCAACGAGTGACATCTACGCGCGTGGCTTCGACGAGGACGTACAGACTGATGGCAACCAGTGCCCGGAGTGCGGTGGCCGCGTCGCAACGAACGTCCAGGAGACGGTCTGTAAGGACTGTGGGCTCATCGTCGACGAGCAGCGCATCGACCACGGGCCGGAGTGGCGACCGAGCGACGCGGACGACAAAAAGCGGACTGGCGGGCCACTCATGGTGGCGCGCCACGACCGTGGGCTGTCGACGGAAATCGGGAAACACACTGACGCGGCGGGGAACACGCTCTCGGGGCGGAAGCGCCGACAACTCGCTCGGCTGCGCCGCGAGCAGTCCCGGGGACGGTTTCAGTCGAAAGCCGAGCGGAACCTCGCACACGGCCTGGGAGAAGTGCGGCGAATCAGTAGCGCGCTGGGCCTCTCGGAGACGCTCCGTGACCAAGCGTGTCAGCTGTTCCGGAGTGCGCAGAACGAGGACCTCCTGCGAGGGCGGTCGATCGAAGCGATCGCCGCGGCGAGTGTCTACGGCGCGTGTCGCTGTACTGGCCGGTCGCAGACGCTGGACGATGTGGCGGTCCCGGCGCGCGTCGCGCAGTCCCGCGTGAAGAACGCGTATCAGACACTGAACGCAGAGCTTGGCTTACCGGCGAAGCCAGTGCAACCGAGCGCGTTCGTGCCGCGGCTCGTCTCCGAGCTCGCGTGTCCGGACGAGGTTCGCCGACAGGCGCGGATGCTCGCGGAACGTGCAGAAGCGGCTGGCGTGACTGACGGTGTGCATCCCGCTGGCTTCGCGGCGGCGTGCCTCTACGAGGCGCTATGCGAGTGTGGACGCCACCCGTTGAAGACGAGGGTCGCGGAGGTGGCGGACGTCTGTGTGTCGACGGTTCGGACGCATCAACAGACAATCATCAGCCTCACCGCAGAGTAGTCCTCGACGGTCGTTCTGAGAGGGGCTATGCCCAGTTGTGATCGTCGATGCCCTCGTAATGTTTCAGACGGCTATCGATCTCCCAGGCCTCCCAGCCGCACTCGTGGTAGAGAATATCGGCGAGTTGGTCGAAGTTGCTTTTGTCCAGCTCAATACCGCGGTTCCCACGGTAGCTGAGGCACGGTTCGCTTCGAAGCTCGGTGTAGATCTCCCGAGCGGTCGGATAGTCTCCATCGATTGATGAGAGGTTTAGGAGCGTGTCTTCTGGAATCGGCGTCCCCTACTTGTGTTTCGCGATCATCGTCGCCAGAAGGGCGCATTTTACCGACGGCTTCTCGATGCTCGGATAGATAGATTATATACGGATAAACCCTGTTAATGGCTGTTAACATGGGTGGGGACGCTTATCCAGGCGGAGGTGTTGTTTCGCTGTATGAGCAGCATGGAGGACGCGGCCGACCGTGGCCAGAAGAAGGAGCTCCGCAAGGAACATCCGAGCGGATGGCTCTACCTCACGCAGCACGACGCGATTCCCATCCTTGTAGACGCCCTGCTTGACCTCCCGCCCAACCGCGAGTTCAATAAAACCGAACTCGCAGAGCATGCTGGTGTCACGCGTCAGACGGTCGGGAACTACACTAACCTGCTAATCGAGGTCGAACTCATCGAGGAAGTTCCGCACACGTCCCCACGCCGGTACCGCGTCGCAGACAGTGACGTTGTTCGCGAACTCTTCGAGCTGAACAGCGCGCTCAACAACGTTGGCGGCGAGTAGTCAGGCCATCAGCTATCCATCCGAGAATGGTAGGTAAGCCCGCAACGCCGAAGCCAAATGACCGACACAGACGAGCGTAAGCAGCTCGACGAGAAGCACGAGCGCGTCCGCGAGCGGCGCATCGAGGGCGTCAAACGCTGGGTCGAATACATCAAGTCGGAGCCCGTCGACGTGTGGGGGCCACAGCAGAACGCGGTTGTTAATAGTCAACTCGAGGCCGCACAGGAGGCTGCCGTATCGGTAGCCCACCAACAGCACGTCGCGGACGTTGCCGCGGACATTCTCGCGGAGCAAGACGACTCGGCGTAGCGTGTCGACAGTAGCGTCACCCGCCACAGCGGCTTCCCCTTTGAATATTTGAGTGAGGGGAAATTATTTGAATCGCGCGGAGCAAGAGATAGGATGATGGCTGAATCGAACCCGGAGTCGTGGGCGGACATGAGCGGGCGTGAGCGTGTCCGCCACGTTGTGGAGCTGCTGGACGAGCCAACGCCGGTCCAGGAGATCGCGGACCGGGCAGATGTCTCGCGCGCGACAGCTGACGATGAGCTTCAGCGACTGCAGAGTGACGACTGGGTCACTGAAACGACCGTCGACGGAACGAAAGCCTACGACCTGAACCCCGTGCGAATGCTCTTCGACGAAGTGACGGACCTGATCGAGGCGAACTCGCGCGACGAGCTAGAGCGTCAGCTCACAGCGCTGAAAGACGAACAGGAAGCATTAGCGACGGAGTACAACGTCAGTTCACTCGACGAGTTCCGGGAACAACTCGCTGCCGAAGAACTCTCGGCTGCGGAGCTTCGTGAGCGACGGAATGTCGCCGCTACGTGGGAGGCGATCGATACGGAACTCGGGCTGGTGAAACACGCCCTCCAGCTGTACGATGACGTTCTCGAACTCTCGTCACCGCGGACTGATTCCCCCTCGACATTCGCCTTATGGTCGTCTTCCTCGCAAACCGAGTAAACTTGCAGAGCAAGCGGCTCCACGACCGCATTCGGAACCGACTCAGTGGTGCGTTTGACGACGTTCGGCGGCGGCGTGCCGAGCCACGCGAAGCCGGCCCGTATCGTGTCGTCAGCGCTGTGAACCCGCGGCAGTTTCTGGACGACGCTGCGTACCCGGTGACGAATGCACGGGTTGAGATCGGGTTTCAGCTACAGTCTGGGGCGACCCACGAGTACTACTGGGTCAACTGGGTTGAACCAGATCGGAGTCTGCTGGTAGGCTGGCACCAAGACGATACACACGATTCACTCGGCCCAGTTCACCTGCAGGTGAACGACGGCACGACGACTGTCGCCCACCAGTCCGCGCAGTTCATCGACGCACACCCGCTGGCGGTTGTCGAACGCCGACTCGCCTCGCTTGGAACCGTGGTCCGTGCGGTCGAGTGGGAGCAGGGCCGACCGGTTGGATTCGACTCCGGCTCCCTGGAGTAATCCCGCCTCTTCCTCGCACAGTTGCCGGTCGCTACCTCGAGGCTGCACAGGTCGCTGGCGTATCGGTTGGCTGCCCGCTCGCTGCTCGAACCGCTGGCGGCCCAGTGCTTAACCAGTTCCCCCCGAAACACGGCGGTGATGCCCTCCAGACACGCGTTCCTCACCGGAGTCGCCGGCCTCGCCGCGACGACGCTGGCGTCGCCCGCTAGCGCGGCCAGTCCACCGGCCCAGACGTGGTCCCGCACGTACGAGCCCAAGGGGAACCGACAGACCCTCGTCCACGATATCGTCCCCCTGGAGTCGGGGTTCGGGCTCGTCGGACTCAGCGGGACGCTGCACGAGTACACCGGCTGGCTGAGTCGCGTAAATGTGGCTGGCCGCTCGCAGTGGCACACGCTCGCGGGGCCGACTGACGGGTCGTTCCTCGCTGGCGCGCCGGAAGCCGGTGAGCCTGCTGGCCTCGTAGCGACGGGCGTCACCAACGTCGGCCAGGGCCCATGGACCCCGGACTACAGCGACCCGTATGTTGTACGAGCGAATCTCGCAGGCGAGCTATCGTGGACGAAAACGTATCAGCCAACCCTCCCACATGGCGGCGCGGACACGCTCGCGAGCGTTCCTGACGGGTTCGTCCTCGTCGGCAGCGGCGGCGATGATAGCACGCACCCGTGGGCGGCCCGGATTACCGGTGACGGCACGCAGCAGTGGACGTACCACCACGACGAGGCTGGCTCGGTGAACGCTGCGCTCGGGCG encodes the following:
- a CDS encoding DUF7568 family protein, whose protein sequence is MPRITNWRRESRSPTLAYRNTEIGARAVMHRAPDSYRYKWRGAILVDGYPVWSRGYETKDATSFRDELRERPAPDLSCPECPNNDVRVGEKTADRAKVQRWYNCPDCGYEAPSRIVYGAER
- a CDS encoding DUF7567 family protein, giving the protein MSLEVRDRHSKALFEFLWCPVCGQEVFTHIPFEGVFCKHCNTQVELQESRETRGYEEAVLACFDTDSTWNLHVDEKLRRDLPDGSARVKILGAPGAYKVDWWSPEPDDEWEPVERGEFDDVEEPDEVSHLA
- a CDS encoding transcription initiation factor IIB — encoded protein: MPTSDIYARGFDEDVQTDGNQCPECGGRVATNVQETVCKDCGLIVDEQRIDHGPEWRPSDADDKKRTGGPLMVARHDRGLSTEIGKHTDAAGNTLSGRKRRQLARLRREQSRGRFQSKAERNLAHGLGEVRRISSALGLSETLRDQACQLFRSAQNEDLLRGRSIEAIAAASVYGACRCTGRSQTLDDVAVPARVAQSRVKNAYQTLNAELGLPAKPVQPSAFVPRLVSELACPDEVRRQARMLAERAEAAGVTDGVHPAGFAAACLYEALCECGRHPLKTRVAEVADVCVSTVRTHQQTIISLTAE
- a CDS encoding helix-turn-helix domain-containing protein, which translates into the protein MSSMEDAADRGQKKELRKEHPSGWLYLTQHDAIPILVDALLDLPPNREFNKTELAEHAGVTRQTVGNYTNLLIEVELIEEVPHTSPRRYRVADSDVVRELFELNSALNNVGGE
- a CDS encoding winged helix-turn-helix domain-containing protein → MSGRERVRHVVELLDEPTPVQEIADRADVSRATADDELQRLQSDDWVTETTVDGTKAYDLNPVRMLFDEVTDLIEANSRDELERQLTALKDEQEALATEYNVSSLDEFREQLAAEELSAAELRERRNVAATWEAIDTELGLVKHALQLYDDVLELSSPRTDSPSTFALWSSSSQTE